From the genome of Anaerobranca gottschalkii DSM 13577:
AAACAGGACATCTCAATAAAAAGGGGTATCATTATAAAATGTGGAATACCGATGACCCTAGTCCCCATGTGGAGAGTTTTGAAGCTATGTATAAGTCCATACCATTCCTTTTAGTCCTCAAAAATGGTAGTGGATATGGAATTTTTTTCGATAATCCCTTTAAAAGTTATTTCGATTTTGGTAAAGAAAATAGTAAATACTATTATTTTGGAGCAGAAGATGGCAATCTAGACTATTACTTTATCTATGGTCCTTCTATTGCCCAGGTAATAAAGGGATATACCTATCTTACCGGAACTACTCCCCTTCCCCAGTTGTGGACTTTAGGGTATCACCAAAGCAGGTGGAGTTATGCCCCAGAAGGAAGGGTAATGGAAATTGGAGAAAACTTTAGAAAGAGGGATATCCCCTGTGATGTAATCTACTTAGATATTGACTATATGGATGGATTTAGAGTCTTTACTTGGGATAAAGAAAAATTCAAAGAACCTCAAAAAATGATTAGTAAGTTAAAGGAACAGGGTTTTAAAGTAGTTACAATTGTAGACCCGGGTGTTAAAAAGGATAAAGGCTATTTTGTCTATGATGAAGGTTTGGAAAAGGGTTATTTCGTTACAGATAAAGATGGTATTCCCTATGTTAATAAGGTATGGCCAGGGGATAGTGTTTATCCAGATTTTTCTCAAGAAGAGACTAGGAAGTGGTGGGCAGATAAACACAAACTCTTATTAGATTGTGGTGTAGCAGGTATTTGGAATGATATGAATGAGCCAGCCAGTTTTGATGGACCCCTTCCCGATGATGTTCAATTTAAAAATGATGGTTACCCAACAGATCATCGGGAAATCCACAATCTTTATGGCCATTTGATGTCTAAAGGGACATATGAAGGAATAAAAAAATTTACCAATAAACGTCCCTTTGTTATAACCCGGGCCTGTTTTTCAGGGACACAAAAATATTCAACGGTTTGGACGGGAGATAATCAAAGTTTTTGGGAACATCTGCGGATGTCTATTCCTATGTTATTGAATTTAGGGTTAAGTGGATTTTCCTTTTGTGGTACCGATGTAGGTGGTTTTGGTTTTGATTGTACCGGTGAATTGTTATCCCGTTGGGTACAGGTAGGGTGTTTTACACCCCTCTTTAGAAATCATTCAGCAATGGATACCAGGGATCAAGAGCCTTGGGCCTTTGATAAAAAAACAGAAGGGATCAATAGAAAATACATTAAATTGAGGTATCAGTTGATTCCCTACCTTTATGATTTAATGTACCATGGAGAAAAAACAGGGTTACCAGTGATGAGGCCTTTAGTTCTCCATTATCAACAGGATAGGGAGACTTATGAAATCAATGATCAATTTTTATGGGGAGAAAATATCTTAGTAGCCCCTATATTGCAGCAAGGGCAAAGGGCTAGGGCTGTTTATTTACCTAAAGGCAAATGGATAGACTATTGGACAGGGGAAGAATTCCAAGGGGAAAGCTATGTAATTAAAGAAGCCCCTTTAGAAATTTGCCCGATATATATAAAGGAAGGGAGCATTATCCCTAAATTTCCAGTACAAAATTACGTAGGTGAAAGGAAGATAGATAACCTTATATTAGATATCTATCCAGGAAATGGCCAGAATCTCCACTATCAAGATGATGGGGAAACCTTTAATTACCGACAGGGAGAATACAACTTATATAGGTTTACAATGGATGAAGGAAAAGCTTTAGAAATTATGGTGGATATGATTCATCAGGGATATCAAGGTAAATATGGGAGTTTCACCTTTAATATCAACAATGTAGAGGCAAAAGAGGTAATAATCAACGGAAAACCTGTAAACTTTCAATTAAAAGAAGGGAAAGTAAATTTTACCGCCAGTGGAGAAAGGTTAGAGATAAAAATAATCAGGTAATGGGTGGTGTCTATGACTAGAGGGAAAATTAAAAAGGGAATTAAAGGGATAGGATTATTCTTAGCCCTTTACTTCCTTTACTTTTTGGTATTTGGAGTAGTTATCTTTAACTTTATTTCACCTAAAGAAATAGATTACAACTATAGTATAGATCGATTTTTTGCTGAAAAACCGGGGCAGGACTTAGCACTGTTACTAGAAGATGGGTATCAGTCGGGGGCGAGGAAATTAAGTTTAATCCATAATGCCCAATCTACAATTGACTTTTCCACTTATACTTTTTTAGGTGGTGATTATACCCAAATCTTTATAGCTTCCCTATTTCAAGCGGCAGATAGGGGAGTTAAGGTAAGGATAATAGCCGATGGACTATTTTACAATGTCCTCAATCACTCTAGGGCCATTAGTTATGGTTTTATGGCCCATCCTAATATAGAGTTTAAAGTATATGAACCCTTTAATTTTTTAAAACCATGGGTGGTAAACAATCGACTACATGATAAAATTTTAATTATAGATGATAAATATGCAGTTATAGGTGGTCGAAATATTGGGGATAAGTATGTGGACTTGGGACCACCGGAAAAGTTTGCTTTAGACCGGGAGGTTTTGTTGATAAATACCGATAAGAGAAATGTTGAAAATAGTGTTATCCAGCAATTTAATCAATATTTCAACTTACTGTGGGAAAGTGAATTTGCCAAAAATCCCCGGAGGTCATTGACCGCCAGGAGGGAGAATAAAGGTAGGGAAAAAATGACTGAACTAATTAATTTTGCCCAAGGGAAAAGAGAAGTATATCCTGAATTTTTTGCTAAAGATCTTTCTTGGCTAGAAGAAGGAATACCTACCAATAGGGTAACTTTAATCCACAACCCCTTAACTAGATTTAATAAACAACCCCAGGTTTGGGATCAATTAACCCAGTTAATGGAATGGGGGGAAGAAAGAATCTTTGCCCAAAGTCCATATGTAATTCCTACAAGAAAAATGAGAAATTATTTAAATCTAGAAGGGGTAAATGCCGAGATTACAATTTTGACTAACTCCCTAGCTTCTACCCCTAACTTACCGGCCTTTTCCGGTTATACCGGGTATAGGAAGAAAATAGTGGATAACGTTCAAGAAGTGTACGAATACCACGGAATTGGTTCAATCCATGGCAAAACTTATGTTTTTGATAACCGGATCAGTGTAATAGGTTCATTTAATTTAGATCCCCGGAGCACCTTTTTAAGTACTGAAACTATGGTGGTTATTGACAGTGAAGAATTTACAAATTATCTAATGGAAGAGTTGGAAAAGCTAGTAGAACAGAGTTTACTTGTAAATTCAGATTACGGATATTACTATCCCGAAAAGGCCAGGGAAGTACCGGCTAGTAAAAGGATTAAAATAAATATCTTGAGAATTTTGACATATCCCTTTAGACATATGTTGTAAAATAAAAAGGGCACTCACTGGGAGTGCTCTTCAGTTTTAGACAAAGTCATTTTTTAAAGGCTGTGGTAATTAAACATTCTAACAAAGTCTCCGTCGAGATTTAAGGCTTCTATCTAAAAGGAAGAAGGGTACCGCTCTAATTCGCCATCCATGGCTCAATAGAGCTTTCGGAACGTCCTGTTCCTCACCCCTTCTTCCTTTTATCTAATCAGCTCTTAAATCTATCTCCTCAACTTAATCGTATCTTTGTTTAATTACCACAGCTGATGATCACTTTGTCTATAGTTTGTCTTCAGTCTGAAGAGCACTCACTGGGAGTGCTCTTCTTTGTTGGTCCAAAACCACACTGAAATAAAACCTATTAAAAATAGGGTAAACCCTAATAAGTTCAAGGAAGATGGTAACAGGATTCTAGTAGAGCCGATAATCAAACCTGCAAAAAAATAAGAAAGTTGGGGTTTATAATTTTGAAATAACTGTTCTAATAGTTTCAAAAGGAGTACAATACCTAATAAACTACCTAGTCCGTAGAATAAAAGGTTAACTATGTTGAATTCTTTGATATAGAATAAGATATTGTCGTAAATGCCAAGCATAATTAATATCGAGCTACCCGGTACTCCTGGGATAATCATAGCTGCAGTAGATAAAGCTCCACCTAACATCAATAACCACCATTTAGTGCTTTCACCGTCTATTACTTGACCTAGTGGTTCACCAGCAGTGGTAACACCTATGACGATACCGGTTATTAAAAAGACAAAAAGGTTTTTATTTAACTTAGGGGTATCCTTTAAAACAGCTCTAATTGAAGCTAGTAAACAGCCTAATAAAAAAAGGGCAGTAAAATCTCGATAATTTTTAAAGAAAATAGCAAAGGTATAGCCCCCTATATATATACCTAGACCTAAACCTAAAATTAAAGGAATATAAGGCTTTATTTTTAATTTAACTAAGTCCTTAACTAAATTTTCGTATATACCGAAAATAAGTAGTACTGTTCCACCACTCATCCCCGGCAAAACTATCAATAGTCCTAAAATCAATCCTTGGATAAATAGTTTCATGATTTCCTCCAAAAGTATTATTTTACAACAAAATTATAACATACTATTTTAGAGAAAGTAATGAATAAAATATAAATAAATTGTAAAAGTCATAACCCAAAAAGGCTATGACTTTTATCTATTTAAAGTTCTATTTGTTTTAAATATGTCGTTTCTTCACAGTAATTGCAGTGATAACCATTTTTAGCATCATTTAAAGTGAATTCTGGTAAAATAAATTCATCTTTAAAACTTATACACCGGGGATTTTTACATTTGATTATTCCCTTTACTTTTAAGGGAAGGAAAGCTTTGACTTTTTTTATCACCTGTTGCTCTTTAATGTAGTTAATAGTTATGTTACTGTCTAGAAGGCCGAGGAACTCTACCGATATATCAAAAATATTTTCTATTTTAATGACATCCTTTAAATTGTGTTTGTCGCTAGGTATATTTCTCATTAAAATAATAGGATGATTTAGTGAATCTAGTTTCAGTTTTTCATATATTTTGATTCCTTTTCCTGGAGTAATATGGTCGATGACAATACCATTTTGGATTTTAAGCATTTTCTTTCCCTCCTTTAAGAAGGCTGTAAATTAAAGCCATCCGGATATAAACCCCTAAATGGGCTTGCTCAAAATAAGCTGCCCTTGGATCACTATCTACATCAGGGTGGATTTCATTAACCCTTGGTAGTGGATGGAGAACCAACAAGCTATCTTTAGCATTTTTTAACATATATCTCTTTAGAATAAAGCAGTCCTTTAGTTTTAAATAATCCTCTTCATTGAAAAACCTTTCCCTTTGAATCCTCGTCATATAAAGTATATCTAATTTTTCTAGATCTTCTAATTTGTGTTTAATAACGATATTTGCACCAGATTTTAATAGCTGTTCCTTTAGATATTTAGGGATTTCCAACTCCGGTGGGGAAATTAACGTAAAGGTATTATCAGGATATCTACTTAAAGCTAATAGTAAAGAGTGGACAGTTCTACCATATTTCAAGTCTCCACAGAGGGCGATGTTGAGATTAGTCAATCTTCCAAGCTTTGTTTGAATTGTGAATAAATCTGTCAAGGTTTGGGTAGGGTGTTGATGGCCACCATCGCCACCGTTAATCACCGGCACTTTAGAACATTCTGATGCTAATTTAGCTGCCCCTTCCTTTGGATGCCTAATAACCATTAGGTCACAATACCCTTCCATAGTTTTAATAGTATCTTGTAGACTTTCCCCTTTAGTAGTAGAGCTCTGATTAGAGTCAGAAAAACCCAGTACCGTACCACCTAAGCGGAGCATAGCAGACTCAAAGCTTAAGCGGGTACGGGTACTGGGTTCAAAAAACAATGTAGCTAAAATTTTACCTTGGCAACTTGCAGAGTATTTAGCTGGATTATTTCTCATATCTTCAGCTAAAGAGAATAGATAATCCAACTCCTCCAATGATAGATCTAAAGAGTGACATAAATGTTTTACCTTTAATTCCATAAAAAATAACCTCCTTTTTAGCCTCACAGGACTTAATTTAAAGGATTAACCTTGTAAGTAGCATAGCAAATTATTTTTTTAAAGTCAACCCTTGACAAATGTTTTTTTTAAAAGTAAAGTATAAGAAACAGAACCTTTAAATCAGTCCGGGAGACTGATAAGGATGA
Proteins encoded in this window:
- a CDS encoding glycoside hydrolase family 31 protein → MFGNLVEFYLEGNKVNFIYERNRGIVEVISPEIINIFVPFKREEKLSKAIENLPENKVLFAVENQGDKVLIRTEKLLVEVKGEFKVDFYNSQGELLCADYLGERDPKTNKTQDKMKIEVLKELEGSEYIYGLGDKTGHLNKKGYHYKMWNTDDPSPHVESFEAMYKSIPFLLVLKNGSGYGIFFDNPFKSYFDFGKENSKYYYFGAEDGNLDYYFIYGPSIAQVIKGYTYLTGTTPLPQLWTLGYHQSRWSYAPEGRVMEIGENFRKRDIPCDVIYLDIDYMDGFRVFTWDKEKFKEPQKMISKLKEQGFKVVTIVDPGVKKDKGYFVYDEGLEKGYFVTDKDGIPYVNKVWPGDSVYPDFSQEETRKWWADKHKLLLDCGVAGIWNDMNEPASFDGPLPDDVQFKNDGYPTDHREIHNLYGHLMSKGTYEGIKKFTNKRPFVITRACFSGTQKYSTVWTGDNQSFWEHLRMSIPMLLNLGLSGFSFCGTDVGGFGFDCTGELLSRWVQVGCFTPLFRNHSAMDTRDQEPWAFDKKTEGINRKYIKLRYQLIPYLYDLMYHGEKTGLPVMRPLVLHYQQDRETYEINDQFLWGENILVAPILQQGQRARAVYLPKGKWIDYWTGEEFQGESYVIKEAPLEICPIYIKEGSIIPKFPVQNYVGERKIDNLILDIYPGNGQNLHYQDDGETFNYRQGEYNLYRFTMDEGKALEIMVDMIHQGYQGKYGSFTFNINNVEAKEVIINGKPVNFQLKEGKVNFTASGERLEIKIIR
- a CDS encoding phospholipase D-like domain-containing protein; the encoded protein is MTRGKIKKGIKGIGLFLALYFLYFLVFGVVIFNFISPKEIDYNYSIDRFFAEKPGQDLALLLEDGYQSGARKLSLIHNAQSTIDFSTYTFLGGDYTQIFIASLFQAADRGVKVRIIADGLFYNVLNHSRAISYGFMAHPNIEFKVYEPFNFLKPWVVNNRLHDKILIIDDKYAVIGGRNIGDKYVDLGPPEKFALDREVLLINTDKRNVENSVIQQFNQYFNLLWESEFAKNPRRSLTARRENKGREKMTELINFAQGKREVYPEFFAKDLSWLEEGIPTNRVTLIHNPLTRFNKQPQVWDQLTQLMEWGEERIFAQSPYVIPTRKMRNYLNLEGVNAEITILTNSLASTPNLPAFSGYTGYRKKIVDNVQEVYEYHGIGSIHGKTYVFDNRISVIGSFNLDPRSTFLSTETMVVIDSEEFTNYLMEELEKLVEQSLLVNSDYGYYYPEKAREVPASKRIKINILRILTYPFRHML
- a CDS encoding undecaprenyl phosphate translocase family protein, which codes for MKLFIQGLILGLLIVLPGMSGGTVLLIFGIYENLVKDLVKLKIKPYIPLILGLGLGIYIGGYTFAIFFKNYRDFTALFLLGCLLASIRAVLKDTPKLNKNLFVFLITGIVIGVTTAGEPLGQVIDGESTKWWLLMLGGALSTAAMIIPGVPGSSILIMLGIYDNILFYIKEFNIVNLLFYGLGSLLGIVLLLKLLEQLFQNYKPQLSYFFAGLIIGSTRILLPSSLNLLGFTLFLIGFISVWFWTNKEEHSQ
- a CDS encoding aspartate carbamoyltransferase regulatory subunit: MLKIQNGIVIDHITPGKGIKIYEKLKLDSLNHPIILMRNIPSDKHNLKDVIKIENIFDISVEFLGLLDSNITINYIKEQQVIKKVKAFLPLKVKGIIKCKNPRCISFKDEFILPEFTLNDAKNGYHCNYCEETTYLKQIEL
- the pyrB gene encoding aspartate carbamoyltransferase, coding for MELKVKHLCHSLDLSLEELDYLFSLAEDMRNNPAKYSASCQGKILATLFFEPSTRTRLSFESAMLRLGGTVLGFSDSNQSSTTKGESLQDTIKTMEGYCDLMVIRHPKEGAAKLASECSKVPVINGGDGGHQHPTQTLTDLFTIQTKLGRLTNLNIALCGDLKYGRTVHSLLLALSRYPDNTFTLISPPELEIPKYLKEQLLKSGANIVIKHKLEDLEKLDILYMTRIQRERFFNEEDYLKLKDCFILKRYMLKNAKDSLLVLHPLPRVNEIHPDVDSDPRAAYFEQAHLGVYIRMALIYSLLKGGKENA